The Camelina sativa cultivar DH55 chromosome 14, Cs, whole genome shotgun sequence genome includes a window with the following:
- the LOC104738692 gene encoding NAC domain-containing protein 1-like has translation MDDFVGFGFRPRDDELVGYYLYHKIQGNTRLVEWAINEVNIYDFDPWKLRLQSKIESTDRMCYFFSRRENKYARGNRQNRKTPSGRWKLTGEHTDVKDQFKTWPLSATGDDNKTGTGDDKKTGTGEDNKIGHKRVLQFRLDNGIVDPNWVIHEYYHDTILPEHLRTTYVICRLEYKGKDKNILSAKSKPTDPSFVPDMMTNSAGSVVNQSGYYNTYSEYDSTNHHGQQFNEYLNMLDQVPQSVSYDGGQQMILDDEVYPYVGLLLNENCNVCIPKKPVTGYFTDDSCGSDTDSMIGSDNSSVIEPYHPPIDDTPSLNTTKPLHSSEAQEQPELHLQGQEKVISRHVSNPELEMAEDSTIKNTPSTKTVKQEWIVFEDISQRKSQWIYLKNMIIGFLLFISIIGWIIGV, from the exons ATGGATGATTTTGTGGGGTTTGGATTCCGCCCGAGGGACGATGAGCTCGTCGGTTACTATCTCTATCACAAAATTCAGGGCAACACTCGTCTTGTAGAATGGGCCATTAACGAGGTCAACATCTATGATTTCGATCCTTGGAAGTTGCGCT TGCAATCGAAGATCGAATCGACGGATCGTATGTGCTACTTCTTCTCTCGTAGGGAAAACAAGTACGCCAGAGGGAATCGACAGAACAGGAAAACGCCTTCTGGAAGATGGAAACTTACTGGAGAGCATACTGATGTCAAGGATCAGTTTAAGACTTGGCCTTTGTCTGCAACTGGAGACGACAACAAGACTGGAACTGGAGACGACAAGAAGACTGGAACTGGAGAGGACAACAAGATTGGTCATAAAAGGGTTTTACAGTTCCGTCTGGATAATGGCATCGTCGATCCTAATTGGGTTATTCACGAGTATTATCACGATACCATCTTGCCTGAACatctg AGGACGACCTATGTGATCTGCAGACTTGAGTATAAGGGTAAAGACAAGAACATTTTATCTGCTAAATCTAAACCAACAGACCCCTCTTTTGTCCCTGACATGATGACTAATAGTGCTGGTTCTGTG GTCAACCAGTCAGGATATTACAACACTTATTCTGAGTACGATTCAACAAATCATCATGGCCAGCAgtttaatgaatatttaaacatgcTAGATCAGGTTCCTCAATCCGTCTCATATGACGGTGGTCAACAGATGATTTTGGATGATGAGGTTTATCCATACGTTGGGTTATTGCTAAATGAGAATTGCAATGTTTGCATCCCCAAAAAACCTGTCACAGGGTATTTTACCGATGATAGCTGTGGTAGTGACACTGACTCTATG ATTGGCAGCGACAATTCGAGTGTAATTGAACCTTACCATCCTCCTATAGATGATACTCCATCACTGAACACTACTAAGCCTTTGCACAGTTCTGAGGCACAAGAGCAACCAGAGTTGCATTTGCAAGGACAAGAAAAG GTGATAAGTAGGCACGTAAGCAATCCTGAGTTGGAAATGGCTGAAGActcaacaatcaagaacactcCATCCACCAAAACGGTGAAGCAGGAATGGATTGTTTTTGAGGACATAAGCCAAAGGAAATCCCAGTGGATCTATCTCAAGAACATGATCATTGGATTCTTATTGTTTATCTCCATCATTGGCTGGATCATTGGGGTTTAA
- the LOC104738690 gene encoding B3 domain-containing transcription factor NGA3-like, whose translation MDLSLAPTATTSSDQEQDRDQELTSNIGASSSSGTGNNLPMMMLPPPEKEHMFDKVVTPSDVGKLNRLVIPKQHAERYFPLDSSNNQNGTLLNFQDRNGKMWRFRYSYWNSSQSYVMTKGWSRFVKEKKLDAGDIVSFQRGIGDESERSKLYIDWRHRPDMSLVQAHQFGDFGFNFNFLTTSQYSNRYLPLPEYNAVPIHRSLNIGNHQRSYYNNNNQRQEFVGYGTYGNLAGRCYYTGSPLDQRNIVGSEPLVIESVPVVPGRLTPVMLPPPPSTAGKRLRLFGVNMECGNDYSQQEESWVVPRGEIGASSSSSSALRLNLSTDHDDDGDDGDGGDDDQFAKKGKSSFSLNFNP comes from the coding sequence ATGGATCTATCCCTAGCGCCGACAGCAACAACAAGTTCCGACCAAGAACAAGACAGAGACCAAGAATTAACCTCCAACATCGGAGCAAGCAGCAGCTCCGGCACCGGAAACAACCTTCCAATGATGATGCTTCCGCCTCCGGAGAAAGAACACATGTTCGACAAAGTGGTAACACCAAGCGACGTCGGAAAACTCAACAGGCTGGTGATCCCTAAACAACACGCGGAGAGGTATTTCCCACTAGACTCATCAAACAACCAAAACGGCACGCTGTTGAACTTCCAAGACAGAAACGGCAAGATGTGGAGATTCCGTTACTCGTATTGGAACTCTAGCCAGAGCTACGTGATGACCAAAGGATGGAGCCGTTTCGTCAAAGAGAAAAAGCTCGACGCGGGAGACATCGTCTCTTTCCAACGAGGCATCGGAGATGAGTCCGAAAGATCGAAGCTTTACATAGATTGGAGGCACAGACCAGACATGAGCCTCGTCCAGGCACACCAGTTTGGTGATTTcggtttcaatttcaatttcctGACCACTTCTCAATATTCCAACAGATATCTTCCATTGCCGGAGTATAACGCCGTCCCGATTCACCGGAGCTTGAACATAGGAAACCACCAACGTTCTTATTACAATAACAACAACCAGCGTCAAGAGTTTGTAGGGTATGGTACTTATGGGAATTTAGCTGGAAGGTGTTACTACACGGGATCACCGTTGGATCAGAGGAACATTGTTGGATCAGAGCCGTTGGTTATAGAGTCAGTCCCTGTGGTTCCCGGGAGATTAACGCCAGTGATGTTACCTCCGCCTCCTTCTACAGCGGGAAAGAGACTAAGGCTCTTTGGGGTGAATATGGAATGTGGTAATGACTATAGCCAACAAGAAGAGTCTTGGGTGGTGCCACGTGGGGAAATTggtgcatcttcttcttcttcttcagctctacGACTAAATTTATCTACTGaccatgatgatgatggtgatgatggtgatggtggtgatgatgatcaatTTGCTAAGAAAGGGAAgtcttcattttctctcaatTTCAATCCATGA
- the LOC104738691 gene encoding protein arv1 homolog, translated as MASEYRCVGCGFRVKSLFIQYSPGNIRIMKCGSCKEVADEYIECERMIIFIDLILHRPKVYRHVLYNAINPETVNIQHLLWKLVFACLLLDSYRSLFLRRIDEKSSFSESSVLICIKVLIGVLSANAAFVFSFAIAAKSLLNEVSRRREIVLGILISSYFKIFLLAMLVWEFPMSVIFIVDILILTSNSMALKVMTESTATRCIAVCLIAHSVRFLVGQIFEPTTFLTQFGSLMYLSSLFRIV; from the exons aTGGCGAGTGAATACAGATGCGTGGGATGTGGGTTTAGGGTTAAGTCATTGTTCATTCAATACTCTCCTGGTAACATTCGTATCATGAAATGC GGAAGCTGCAAGGAAGTAGCAGACGAGTACATCGAGTGTGAACGCATG ATTATTTTCATTGATTTAATCCTTCACAGACCAAAGGTGTATAGACACGTCCTCTACAATGCAATCAATCCAGAAACTGTCAATATTCAG caTCTGTTGTGGAAGCTGGTATTTGCGTGTCTTCTTCTAGACTCTT ACAGAAGCTTGTTCCTGAGAAGAATTGATGAGAAATCAAGCTTTTCTGAGAGCTCGGTTCTTATATGTATAAAG GTTCTAATCGGTGTTTTATCTGCAAACGCTGCATTTGTCTTCTCTTTTGCCATTGCGGCAAAGAGTTTGCTAAATGAAGTTTCTAG aagaagagagattgtgTTGGGGATATTGATCTCGAGTTACTTCAAGATCTTTCTGCTTGCTATGTTG GTATGGGAGTTCCCAATGTCAGTGATCTTCATTGTTGATATACTTATCTTAACATCAAACTCCATGGCTCTTAAAG TGATGACTGAATCAACGGCCACCAGATGCATAGCCGTATGCTTAATCGCGCACTCGGTTAGATTCTTGGTGGGTCAGATCTTTGAGCCGACAACATTCTTAACACAGTTTGGATCTCTGATGTATCTGTCTTCATTATTCAGAATCGTATGA